One Watersipora subatra chromosome 4, tzWatSuba1.1, whole genome shotgun sequence genomic window carries:
- the LOC137394336 gene encoding protein FAM200C-like — translation MILSSDGAFQVDHDKTAETSYAVALPIAKQKIPYTIWEQLIKPCAQRMVELMLGKVAERKISVTSLSNNTLQSRITEMSENIEKKLVKEKRNAPFGLFSIQLDKSTDVESCAQLLPFVRYVNNGNIKEEFLFCSALKTTKRASDILDKVSQFFETEKLSWGNLCGCCTDGALSMLRSSSGFQARVKPLVPDVKGVHCTIHRQTLATKTFPESFSAILNQVSESELSLVRNTFRRFAESGPDELHEELIDLQNNSSAKDVYEKRTIEEF, via the exons ATGATACTTTCTTCTGATGGAGCTTTTCAGGTAGACCATGACAAGACGGCTGAAACATCATATGCAGTTGCATTACCAATTGCAAAACAGAAAATACCTTATACAATTTGGGAGCAGCTAATTAAGCCCTGTGCTCAGCGAATGGTGGAGCTCATGCTTGGTAAAGTGGCCGAAAGAAAGATATCTGTGACATCATTGTCAAATAACACTCTTCAAAGCCGAATAACTGAAATGAGTGAAAACATCGAGAAAAAGTTGGTAAAGGAAAAGCGAAATGCACCTTTTGGATTGTTTTCTATTCAACTTGATAAATCAACAGATGTGGAATCGTGTGCTCAGTTGTTGCCCTTTGTTAGATATGTCAACAATGGAAACATCAAAGAGGAGTTCCTTTTCTGCAGTGCACTCAAAACAACTAAACGAGCCTCTGACATTCTTGACAAGGTTTCACAATTCTTTGAAACTGAAAAGCTGTCTTGGGGAAACTTATGCGGCTGCTGCACAGATGGTGCTCTATCAATGTTAAGATCTAGCTCTGGCTTCCAAGCAAGAGTGAAACCGCTAGTTCCAGATGTCAAAGGAGTACATTGTACAatacacagacaaactttggCTACTAAAACTTTTCCTGAATCATTCTCAGCAATCCTCAATCAG GTGAGTGAATCAGAACTGAGCCTTGTCAGAAATACTTTCCGCCGTTTTGCTGAAAGCGGACCTGATGAGCTGCATGAAGAACTCATAGATTTGCAGAATAACTCATCTGCCAAAGATGTTTATGAAAAAAGAACCATTGAAGAATTTTAG